The following coding sequences lie in one Lolium perenne isolate Kyuss_39 chromosome 2, Kyuss_2.0, whole genome shotgun sequence genomic window:
- the LOC127333688 gene encoding putative F-box protein At4g17565, protein MEVSCKATAKQFLNLSVQPINLSALLVQALPKLMCLRPTLHKKFSIDPPPMDATLPELPQDILMDIFTQLEIPDLVRASSVCPSWCSAYTSLCNLGQYKQSQTPCLLYTCGTDSESDARLYNLAEKRSYKLTLPGPPIRSRYLIGSSNGWLVTVDDRSEMHLLNPITVEQIALPSVITLELVAPILDETGAVYKYNFWNRATRPPRTYALDELRMYLHRKAFVFYDTSAKRYIVVLIHNPEGQLSFAWLGDDKWTLLPTPKGIFHFHDCVYMDDLLYAVASRGEIFAFNLRDPIVTKKLIVDRAKNYICENIYIVQAPCGDLLQVWRLEDDTVYDEDVDDATHETHTGKIDIFKVDTTAEKLVKINSLDDHVLVLGHNQSLCLSAEEYPQLKANRVYFTDDHELYIFGWKNNRRDIGVFDLENNSREELVSPQLWSNWPPPIWVTPALTELCPTKVPPYPTPASTLQFYYPASLRAAYIFFCITIISAYLISWCSIL, encoded by the coding sequence ATGGAGGTCTCCTGCAAAGCCACGGCGAAGCAATTTCTGAACCTGTCTGTACAACCGATAAATCTGTCCGCTCTACTCGTGCAAGCTTTACCTAAGTTGATGTGTCTCCGTCCTACTTTACACAAGAAATTCAGCATTGATCCACCACCCATGGACGCTACATTACCAGAGTTACCACAGGACATACTGATGGATATATTTACCCAGCTGGAGATCCCCGACCTTGTACGTGCTTCCTCTGTCTGCCCCTCCTGGTGCTCTGCGTACACCAGCCTATGCAACCTTGGACAGTACAAACAGTCCCAGACGCCATGCCTGCTCTACACTTGTGGAACTGACAGTGAGAGCGATGCGCGCCTCTACAACCTCGCGGAGAAGAGGTCATACAAGTTAACTCTCCCGGGGCCGCCTATCCGCAGTAGATATCTGATTGGATCCTCAAATGGCTGGCTGGTTACTGTTGATGACAGGTCTGAAATGCACCTTCTCAATCCTATCACCGTGGAACAGATTGCTCTTCCATCCGTGATCACCCTCGAGCTGGTAGCACCCATTCTCGATGAAACGGGTGCAGTGTACAAGTATAATTTCTGGAATCGTGCCACACGCCCACCTAGGACCTATGCTCTTGATGAACTACGGATGTACCTCCACCGCAAGGCATTTGTATTTTATGATACATCTGCAAAACGTTATATCGTGGTGCTCATCCACAATCCAGAAGGACAGCTATCTTTTGCTTGGTTAGGGGACGACAAGTGGACCTTGCTGCCAACACCGAAGGGCATCTTTCATTTTCATGACTGCGTCTACATGGATGATCTTTTATATGCCGTGGCTTCACGCGGAGAAATTTTTGCCTTCAATCTCAGAGACCCTATTGTCACAAAAAAGTTAATTGTGGACAGGGCAAAAAACTATATTTGTGAAAATATTTACATTGTTCAGGCTCCTTGCGGTGATCTGTTGCAAGTATGGAGATTGGAAGACGACACTGTGTATGATGAAGATGTGGACGATGCAACGCATGAAACTCATACTGGGAAGATTGATATATTTAAAGTTGACACTACAGCTGAAAAGCTCGTGAAAATAAATAGCTTGGATGATCATGTCTTGGTTCTTGGGCATAACCAATCACTTTGTCTCAGTGCTGAAGAATATCCACAGTTGAAGGCAAATCGTGTCTACTTTACAGATGATCATGAGTTGTATATTTTTGGATGGAAGAATAACCGTCGTGATATCGGAGTGTTTGACTTGGAAAATAACAGTAGAGAGGAACTCGTATCCCCTCAGCTTTGGTCCAACTGGCCTCCTCCCATATGGGTAACACCCGCACTTACTGAACTGTGCCCAACAAAAGTTCCACCGTACCCGACACCCGCTTCGACTTTACAATTTTATTACCCAGCGAGCCTGCGAGCCGCttacattttcttttgtattactATTATATCTGCCTACCTGATCAGTTGGTGCTCTATATTGTAA